The window ACCGAGGACTCCAGCAGCTCGAAGCGGCACGCCTCCAGGAGGAAGCGCAGCTCGCCAGCGAGCCGGCCGTAGTTCACCGTGTTGGCCAGCCGGCCGCCCGTCGCCGCGCTCCGCGTGTCCAGGAAGAGGGCCACGTCCAGCCGCAGCGGCTGCGCGGCGAAGCGCTCGCGGTTGAAGACGCCCACGATGCAGTCCACCGTGAGGCCCCGCAGCTCGATGACGTCCAGCGGCCGGCCCTGGGCCGAGGTCACCACGGGCGGCTGGAAGGGGAACTCTCCACTCATAGCTGTGCGCTCCTGCCGCCATCCACCGCGAGGACCTGGCCGGTGATGTACGGCGCCTCGCGGGCGAGGAAGACGACGACGCGGGCGATGTCCTCCACGCTGCCCTCGCGGCCCATGGGGATTCGCTTCAGCACCGCCTCGCGGGCCGCCGCGTCGAAGTCCTCGGGAAAAGCCACCGTGCCGGGCGAGACGGCGTTGACCCGCACGTGCGGGGCCAGCTCCACCGCCAGCGCGCGGGTGAGCATGACGAGCCCCGCCTTGCTCACCGAGTAGTGCGCGTAGTGGCTCACCGGCCGCTCACCGCCGATGTCGGTGAGGTGCACCACCAGCGGGTCCTTCCCGGCGCGCAGCGAGGGCAGCAGCGCCTGGGTGAGGAAGAAGGGCGCATCCAGGTTCACCGCGAGCATGGTGCGGTACTGCTCGCGGGTGATGGAGGCGAAGTCCACGCGCTCGTAGAGGCCGGCGTTGTGGACCACCACGTCCAGCGCGGGCCAGGCCTGGCGCACCTCCGCGCCCAGCGCATCCACCACGTCCGCGCGGCTCAGGTCGGCGGCGTGGAGGGTGACGCGGCGGCCGAGCGCCCGGAGTTCGTCCGCCAGCGTGCGCAGCGAGTCGACCGAGCGGTTCGCGTGGAGCGCCAGGTCATAGCCGGCGTGGCCGAGCGCCCGGGCCACCGCGCCGCCGATTCGGATGCCAGCCCCGGTGATGAATGCGGTCCCCATGCGGCGACTTCACTAACAGGCCGCGACGGGAAAGGCACCGGTGAGCTGAAAAGGAGCAGGGCGCGCCGGACTACCCCCGTAGTCCAGCGCGCCCCGCGTTACTGCCCTGCTTGCCCCTGGTGTTTCCCCCTGGTGTTTCCCCCTGATGCCAATGGCCCCCTGCTGACGACTACGGGTAGTAGCTGGCGGCGTGGGTGCGGTTCGAGCGGTAGCCACCGTCACGGCCGTAGGACACCCAGACCCACTCCTGCACCTGCTCGTAGCGGGCGGGGACCCAGCGGTTCTCGTAGAAGCCACCGGTGCACCGGGTGACACGCGAGCGGCGGCGGTGACGCTCCTCGCAGACCTCGGGGACCCAGACGCGCTCGTGACGGCCCTCCACCCAGCGGTTCACCGTCTGCAGCTCGTAGCGGCCGCGGGCCCGCGGAGGGGGCAGCGGCGCCGGGCCGTGGCGGCAGTCGTCGCGGTGGACGTGGACCTCGACGTGGCCGTAGCCATTCCCGCCGCCGTGGCCGCGGTCGTCGTGGTGGTTGCCGCCACGCCGCTCGGCTTCCTGGTGGGCCCAGTCGTTCACGCCCTTCTTCTCTTCCGCCTGAGCCGCCGTGGAGCCGAGGAGCATCGTGCCGAGAGTGAGAACCGCGAAACCAATCTTGAGCGCCATGTCGTTCAACCTCCGTCGTCCTGCTTGCACCTTCTGACGGGGGTCCCCCGGTTTCATTCAATGCGCGGCGGTCCGCCACGCCCGCGGGGTGGCTTCACTCGGGAGGAGGCGAAAACGTCTGGAAACAGGCGGGGTTGCCGGGGTGCGACTTCCACGCAGGTCAGCCCCTCCGCGGGCGCACGGTACCCGCGCCGCGTCCCCTGCGCGCACCGTGGATGCGGTACATGGAGGCACCATGTTCCACCGCCAAGGGCCCACCCTCCGGGAGCTGGCAGCGCAGGCGCTCACCTCCGTCGAGCGCGGGTATGACCTGCTCGCCCCCAAGTTCGACTACACGCCCTTCCGCACGCCGGACCCGGTGCTCAAGGCGGCCCTCGAGCAGGTGGGGCCGCCCGGCTCCATCGGCAGCGCGCTCGACGTGTGCTGCGGCACCGGCGCCGCCATGCGCTTCCTCCGTCCCCTCGCGCGCGAGCGCGTCGTCGGCTTCGACCTCAGCCAGGGCATGCTCGAGGAGGCCGACCGTCGCCTCTCCGGTGCTCCCGGCTCCGCGCGCTTCGAGTTCGTGCGCGGCGACGCGCTGGAGCTTCCGTTCGACGGAGAGTTCGACCTGGTCACCAGCTTCGGCGCCTTCGGTCACATCCTCGAGGAGGACGAGCCCCGGCTCGTCAGAGGCATTGCCCGCGCACTCCGTCCGGGCGGCCGCTTCGTCTTCGTGACGTCGCATCCGCCGTCGAAGCTCCGCCCGGGCTTCTGGCTCGCCAAGGGCTTCAACGCCGCCATGCGCGTGCGCAACGCCCTCTGGAAGCCGCCCTTCGTCATGTACTACCTGACGTTCCTGGTGCCGCGCGCCCGCGCCCTGCTCGAAGCGGAGGGCTTCACCGTCGAGGTGCGGGACGGCATCCTCCCCGAGCCCTTCACCCCGCTCAGCACCGTCATCGCCACGCGGCGCTGACAACGAAAGGGCCTGCCGCGTCGCGTGACGGGCAGGCCCCTGAACCTACGTCACCGCCGTGGGTGCTACGGCGTGGCGGCGGCCTTCGCCTTCGCCGGGGCCTGCCCCAGGCTGGTGAACACCGTCTCCAGCCAGACGTCCTGGGTGACGAAGCCGGCGCCCCAGGGCTTGAACTTCTCCGGCAGCCCCTCCGCCTTCACCTGCTCCAGCGTCTTGCCGGCGTCGCGCTTCGTGCGCACCAGCGCCACCGACTCGCGAATCGCCGCCACGAAGCTCTCCAGCTCCGCGCGCCCGGCCAGCGGGCCATGGCCGGGGATGATCTTCGCTCCCGCCGGCAGCGTCTGGAGCACCTTCTCGATGTTGCGCAGGTACCCCTCCACCGAGCCGCCGCTCTGGATGTCGACGAACGGGAAGGAGCCCACGAAGAAGTGGTCACCCATGTGCACCACGTTGGAGCCCACGAAGTGCACCAGCGTGTCGCCGTCCGTGTGGCCCGCCGGCAGGTGCGTCAGGCGAATCTCCTCGCCGTTGAAGTAGAGGGACATGCCCGTGTCGTAGGTGATGACCGGCAGCGCCTCCTTCTTCGCGGGAGGGATGACGCCGAACACGCCCATGTCCGCGCCGGCCACCAGCCGCGTGCGCGCCTCGCGGTGCGCCACGATGCGGCCCTCACGCCCGAAGACGGCGTTGCCGCCCGTGTGGTCGAAGTGCCAGTGCGTGTTGAGCACGTAGGAGATCTTCGCCTTGCTCAGCTTGTCCAACGCCTTGTTGATCTTCGGCGCCAGCACCTCGAACTGGTCGTCGACGATGAGCAGGCCGTCCGGCCCCACCGACACGCCGATGTTGCCGCCAGCGCCGGTCAGCATGTGCACGTTGCCGGCGACGGGAGCGCTCGTCACGTTCGCCTTCGCCGGGTCCGGCAGCTGCGCCAGCGCCACCGAGGGAACCACCGCCAGGACGGCCAGGAGACTTCTCATGTGTGCAGCTCCGCGAGAAAGACAGGATGATGGGCGCGCAACATAACCGGCCGCCCGCTCCCTGGCCCGCTTTCGTGCGCTGCCCTCAGTGCGCCCCGTAGTCGACCTGCGTGACGGTGTACTCAACGGCCCCACGCGGCCGCTCCACCAGCACGGCCTCCCCCACTTCCTTGCCCAGCAGCGCGCGCGCCAGCGGCGACTCCACGCTCAGCCGTCCCGCCTTCACGTCCGCCTCGTCCGGCCCGACGATTCGGTAGCGCGCCCGGCCTCCGTCCTCGTCCTCCAGCTCCACCCACGCACCGAAGAAGACGCGCCCGGCCTGGGACTCGTCGGGCTCCACCACCCGCACCTCTTCCAGCGTCGCTGCGAGCTGCTGCACCCGCCGCTCGCGCTCCTTGCGCCGCACGCCCGCCTCCAGCGCCGTCAGCTCCGCCGCGCCGGTGTCCGGTCCCTGCGCCGCCGCCAGCTCCTCCTGCAGCGCCCGGTACCCCTCCGGGGTGATGTAGCGCTTCTCTCCCGAGGCCGAGCGCGGCCGCGCGGGGACCAGTCCCTCCTCCCCACCCGAGTCCTCCTTCGTGAACGCCTTCGACATGCCTGCCTCCTTCCCCCAGGAAGATTTCTCAGTCCTTCCAGGGATTTGAAGCCTCCCGTGCCCCCCTGCCAGCACAGGAGGCGGCCCCCTTTTCCATCCATTGTGGAAAATGGCACAATCACGGCCATGCTTCAGCCCCGCAAGGTCCCCCGGTTCGCGCACCGCCTGACGGTCCGGCTGCGCGGGATGCTGCCCATCTACACGCACGATGTGTCGGAGGGCGGCTTCTGCGCGGAGATGCTCCAGCCCATGAAGCCGGGGACGGCGGTCCAGGGCTCCATCGCGGTGGGCGACCAGGAGCTGCCCTTCCAGGGCGAAATCGTCTGGACGCAGCGGACCGCCGGTGACCGCGTGCGCGGCCGCTGCGGCGTGCGCTTCACGAACATCACCGAGGACTTCCGGATGCGGCTGCAGGAGTACCGGAAGATGCAGGGCAAGCGGCTGGTGCGCTGGTACACCTGAAGCTGCGGCTGCCCTCCACGCGAGGCCCGAAGCACGGGCCCGCGCGGAGGATGACGGACCCGACTCAGGTGCCGGCGTTGGGCGAGCTCGCGGTCGGCGTCTGGGGCGAGCTCGGCGACTGGGGAGCGGTCGGCGTCTCGGGCGAGGCCGGCGTCTCGGGCGAGGCCGGCGTCTCGGGCGTCGCGGGCGTCTCGGGCATGGCCGGCGTCTCGGGAGCGGTGGGCGCCCCTTCCGGCGCGGGGGACTGGCCGGACGGCATGAGCTGCAGCCGGTAGCGGCTCACGCCCGGGGGCAGCACCACCTCCACCAGCGGGTTGTCCTTCAGCAGGTCCTTCGACACCTGGAGCGTCACCAGTCCCTCTGCGTCGCTGGTGGCGGACAGGCGCGAGCGGCCCTCGCCCGACAGCACGCGCGCGCCCGGCACGGGCCGGTTCGTCATCGGGTCAATCACGCGCAGCGCCACCGTCTGCCCCGCCACGCTCTCGGTGGCGCCTGGCTGCACCACGTCCTTGTAGCGCGGGCGCAGGGTGCAGGCGGACAGGAGGGCGGTCGAGACGAGGGCGGCGGTCAGCAGGCTGCGGCGAAGGCTCATGGGAAGGTCCGTGCGGAATGGGAGGGGTGCGGCCGGGCGCGGCAGCATAGCCGCAGGTCATCCGCCCGCCAGTCCAGGACTGGAAGGAGGGCGCCAGGGCCCACCGGGCGTCCTGCCCCTTGCTACAGCCAGCAACCCTTCCGTGTTCCCCCCGCCATCCCAACCTCAAGGACATCCCGCGCGCGCATGCCTGTCCCCGGAGTCACGACCCATGGCTGAAATCACCCCGACCCGCCCCGAGCAGGACCCGACGCCACCCGCGTACACCCGACAGACCCACTACGAGTTCGTCCGCGCCGAGCTGCCAGCCGGCATCGGCATGAAGCCGGAGAACATCGTCCTCAAGCGGCGCATCCTCGTGGGCAGCATCCTGACGATGTTCATCACCAGCTTTGCCCTCTTCTGGATTCCCCTGTTCAACGGCCTGATGGGAGGCACCTTCGGCGGCTACCACGCGGGCAAGCTGAAGCGCGCGCTCGGCGCGGCCGCGTTCAACGCCATCGCGGTGCCGGCCGCCGTCGCCTTCCTCCTGTTCCTGAGCCGGAACCACTCGTCGTACCTCTTCTACGGCCTGGGCTTCACGGGCTGGGCGCTGCTGCACGTCATCGGCACCTTCATCGGCGCGGTGGCGGGCTCGGCCAGCCGTCCGCTGATGACCGGTGACTACCTGCAGCAGACGCCCGTCGCCCTCAGCGCATCTCCAGTCCCAGCGCCAGGCGTCGTTCCGCCGACCCGTCCAGCCAGGTCGACGGAGACCGTGACTCGCGATGCAGTGGAGGTGCGAGCGAACCCTCCCAACGGACCTGTGCGCGGGGAGTGAGCAGCACGCCGAAGGGCCCCGCGCGCCCCAGCCACCACTCCAGCTGGAGCATGGCCCCCGCCTCGTGCGTGACGTGGTCGTCGCCCACGCGCCAGGTGGGGGCATACGCCGCCTCCAGGCGCACGGCGTTGGCGCCCGAGCCCGGCAGGCCCGTGCGGTGGGCCACCGAGACACGCGGCCCCGCGGCCGGCGTCAGCGAGTCCCGACTCCAGTGCAGCGTGGCCAGGCCGCCCAGTCCCACCGCCGTGAAGTGGGAGAAGCGCGTGCCCTCGTCCAGCACCATCAGCGCCTCGGCCTGGACCGACGCCCGGTGGGGCAGCGCTCGCGCCGAGCGGGAATCCACCCGCGCCTCCGCGCCCCAGCCCAATGAGTCCCATGCGGACTCGCGGAAGGGCGCCAGCTCGCGCAGCAGCGTGCGGTAGCCCACCAACGTCAGCTCCGAGGAGACCACCTTCGGCACCCCCCGGCGCGGCTCCAGGGACAGCTCACCGTCCAGCACCCGCAGCTCGCTGCTCGGCTGGAAGCCATGCAGGCGCGCGTCGCCCAGCGCCTCGGCCATGCCCGCGGTGCGCACGCTCACCACCGGCCGCGCGCCGCCCACGTCCGGGAAGTCCACGCCCATGCTCACCACCGTGCGCCCCGCGCCGGAGTCCCGCAGCGCGCCCTGGGCCCAGGACGTCTCCGCCGCCACCTTGTCGCGGTGGTCGTCTCGCAGGAAGGCCACCGGGTCGACCTCCGCCAGCACTCCGTCGTTGAGCGCGCCCTGCACCTCGGTGGCCCGGTGGAAGGCGGCCTCGGTGCGGTCGGCCCTCACCAGCAGGCGCAGCTCCTCCGGCGTGGGAGGACGGCGGGGTGCCGCCGCCATCGCGTCCTTCAGCAGCGTGGTGCGGTCCAGCACCGCGAGCTTGCGTTGCAGGGCGTCCTCACGCTCGAAGATGCGCTGGCGCTCGCGCACGCCCGCCTCCGCCGCGCCGGGGACTGGCACGCGCACCGCCAGCAGACGGGCCCGCTCGATTTCCAGGCGCACGCCTTCTGCCCGGTCCACCGCCGCGCGCTCCACCCGCACCGCGTGGGCCACGTAGGCGTGCAGCCGCTCGCGCACCGTTGCGCGCGCTTCGGCCTTCGCCGATTCGAGGGCCGCGGGCACCACCTCCGGCAGGGCGTCGTAGGCGGTACGGCGCACTTCCGGCTCCGGCGACTGGAGCTTCGCGTGCAGCTCCCGGAGCCGCGCGTGCTCGGCGGGGCCCAGCTGTCCGGTCAGGGATGCGAGTGCCGCCTCCCGCGCGGCGTGCGCGCGCACCGCGCGGTCCCCGGTGGACTCGAAGGCATCCGGCACGTGCTCCAGCAGCGGCCCGGCGCGCCCGTCCGGCCCGAGGACGTCCAGCTTCGCCAGCGTGTCCAGCGTGGCGGTGGGCAGCACCCACAGCGCCGCGGGCGGGCGCACGCGCCGGCCGTCCTCCAGCGCGCCGTTGAGGAGGAAGAGGAGCGCGCTCGCGCAGTTGTCGGTGAAGAAGTAGTAGCCCATGTACCCGCGCCGCTCGAGTTCCCAGACGCGCTCCAGCATCCGCGCCTCCTCGCCGCGGGTGAGGCGCAGGCGGAAGCGGCGGATGGAGCGCTGCTCCAGCTCCAGCGCCTCGTGGGACAGGTCTCCCATCGTCCCCGTGAGGAAGACGGTGTCGTAGCCGCCCGTCATGCCCTTCACCAGGTAGCCCAGGCCCCTGGACTCCATGCCGGTGAGCGCCACCAGTTGCACCACGCGCTCGAAGGCGGGGCCGCGGGGCACCTCGCCCTCGTGCCACACCGGGCGCAGCAGCAGGTGGCCGAAGAGGGACTCCGGCTGGCGCCCGGTGGACGCCACCAGCAGCACCTCGAAGTGGGACAGCGACTCCAGCTCCGCCCACGCGTCGAAGGCCGGGCACCCGCCACGGGGCGGCAGCTCGCCCAGGCCGGAGGCCTTCACCCGCTCCGACAGGGCCCGTGCCTTGGAGAACTCCTGGCAGCGCACCTGGTCGTCCACCGGCAGCGCGTCCGCGCGCAGCGACTCCGCCGGGACGAGCAGCTCCTCCGCGAAGGTGACGAGGTCCAACGAGGCGCTCTTCTGGCCTCGTGCGCGGCTGAAGGCCCCCGCGTAGGTGATGCGGGCCTCCTCCTTCCACACCAGCGGCCGCTCCAGGGGCTTGAGCCAGCCGGACAGCCGGCGCCAGTCCGGGGTGTCACTCCACCTGTGCGCGTCGTCCCAGCGCTGCACCACGGCGTGCACCACCGCGCGGCGGCGCCACAGTCGCTCGGCTTCCTCGTCCGTCAGCTTCGACAGCCGCAGCGTGGCTCGGCGCTCGTCCGAGGGCGCGTACCTGTAGAGGTGGAAGCGTGTACGGCCCTCCGTCCAGTCCGGGCGCTCTGGCGTGCCGTCTCCCATGCCGAGTGTCGCGGGCTCCGCGTGCAGCACCAGCTCCAGCGGGCCTCCCGGCGGGCGGCGCATCGCGGGTGGCAGTGCCTGGAGCCCTGCCTCCACCTCCGCTACCAGGGCTGCGTCCCGGGCCGCGACTCCCTGGAGCACCACGCCGGAGAGCGCCAGGAGGCGGACGCGTTCTGACAGCGCCTGCTCGGCCTCGTGCGACGTCTCGGTGGAGTGTTCCCCCTCTCGCCCCTGCGCCGCCTCCACCGGCAGCGCGCACGCGAGGCCGAGCAGCCATGCCGCCCAGCGAATCAATGCGCCACCTCCGCCGTCGCCTCCTCGTCGGGCGTGGCGAGGAAGGCCCGACGGTCATCCTCCAGACGCGGGTCGGCGCGAGCCAGCTCCCCCACCCGCTCCAGCCAGGCCAGGGCGCGCTCGGGTGTGAGGGAGCGCTCGTCCGCCATCGCCAGCAGCTCCTTCCGGTGCGAGCGCAGCATGCGGCCGAAGGTCCCCAGGTTCTCACGGCGGATGCGCGCCGCCGCCGCCAGGTCCTCCACGGTGGGGCCCGCTCCCAGCGCCAGGTCCTCGCGGAGCTGGTGCGTGCGCGCGCGCAGGTACACCTGGGCCGTGCGGCCCAGCTCCTTCGGCTCCACGCCCCTGCGCCGCTCGGCCGCCGCGTACGCCTGCCAGATGACCACGCCGAGCCCCACCACCACCACGCCCACCGTCACCGCCGACACCACGTTGTCGTTGTTGCTCTGGCTGCTGTTGTCGGAGCGCGAGCGCGACGCCTCCCCCTCCGCCTTCTCCGTCCCGCTGGAGCCCTCGCTGGAGCCGCCCTCCTCGGAGCTGCGCGAGGTGCGCTCACTGGTCTCACTGTCGCTGGAGCCACCCGCCTCCGAGCTCCGGGACTGCAGCTTCCCTCCCTCGCTGGAGCCGCCCGCCTCCGAGCTCTTCGACTCCGAGCTGCCCCCCTCGCTGGAGCCACTCTCGCTGCTGCCACCCTCGCTGGAGCCCCCGGACTCCGAGCTCCCGCCCGAGCCCGAGTCACTGGAGTTGCCCTCGCTGGAGCCTCCCGACTGGCTGGAGTCACCCTGACTGGAGTTGCCCGAGTCCGAGGCGCTCATGCCCCCCGGCCCCATGGCTCCCGGAGTCCGGCACGCGGAGACGGCCATCAGTGCTGCCATGCACAGCGCCCGCTTCGCGGAGCTCTTCGTCGTCATCTCATCCCTCGTCGAGGTCTCTTTGGTTCCACGCCGCCCTTACGGGGCGCGGTCAAGCCGGGCACGCGCTTCAGCGCGCCCCATGCGCCACGAGTGCGTCTTCCAAATCCCGCCGCAGCAGCGGGTCCCCGCGCACCAGCGCGCCCACCCGCTGCATCAGCTCCAGCGAGCGCTCGGGCGTGAGCGTGCTCGCGTCCGCCAGCCGCAGCAGCTCACCGCGGTGCTCGCGCAGCAGCGTCCCGAAGAGGGGGACGTGCTCGCGGCGCAGGTTCACCACCCCCGCCAGCTCCTCCACGGTGGGGCCCGCGCCCAGCACCACGTCCTCGCGGAACTGGGGGAGGCGCAGGCGCAGGTACTCGTGGGACAGCCGGGCCGCGCGGGCCAACTCGGGCGCGTCCCAGGAACGGCGCCGCGACTGCACCCGCGTGTAGAGGCCGAGCGCGGCCGTCAGTCCCAGCACCAGCGACACGGGCAGCGCCCCACCCGCCGCCTCCAGCATTCCACTCGCGGCCCCCTGCTCCAGATGCGACTGACACCCGAGTCCCCATGCACCGGCATACACCAAGGCATTCCAGTGACTCCGCATCCGGCCTCCCCTGAGGAGTGCGTCTTCACGTAGGTATTGACCCGGCGACGGCGGACGGATCCCCTGGCCAGCAATGTGCCGGACGCACGGACAGCGCCGTTTCACGGAGCTACGCGCCAGGGGACCGGCGGAGCGCTTCGCTACGAAGGCCACACCTGCTTGGATTCGCGCACACGCGCTTCCATCTTTGCCCCAGCGCTTCCGCCTTCATGGAGCAAGGTCATGACCCTGGGACTCTCCATCGTCGGTCTCTTCACCGTGCTGCTCGCCCTGGCGTCCATCTTCCCCACCAGCGAGCCGAAGTGGTTCGGCTTCGGCGTGCTCGCGGCGGCCCTCTGTGCGCTGGGTGCCGCCTTCAGCGGTCCTCACTTCCGCACCGCCATGCCGTGGGCCGTGGGTGTGGCGCTCTCCATCTGGGGTCTGGTCGGCCTGGGTACCGGCGACGTCAGCGCGTGGATTGGCTGGGCGACGCTCGCGTTCGGCCTGGCGTACCTGGGGCTGGGCATGCTGCACTTCCTGCAGCGGGTGGTGCCAGCCAGGCGACTGCCCCGGCTCCTGCGCCCCGTCTAGAGGTGCCAGCAGTCGCTCGGCCCGGTGAAGGGGCAGCGCGCCGGGCGCCCGGAGCGGGGCACCCGGCGCGCGCTCACAGGCACGGCGGATGCGGCCCTCCCCCCCGGGAGCCGACAGGCGAGTCTTGTGTCAGGTTTCATTCCATTTCCATCAGGGGAATTCCGCAGGTCGGAACTGACCCTGTAGGCCCGAGGCAACAGACGTCCTGACCCGGACGTTCGGCGGACTCAGGGTGGGGCTGATCGGTCACGGGGGGGCTGGGCGCTTCTATTGACGGGCGTATACTTCGGGAATCTTGATTCGTCTGAATTCCGAGGAGCAGGGCCTGCTAGCGGACCTCGAGGTCCTGCTTGCGGAAGCCGAGCCCAGTGCGGAGTCGCTTCCCACGGTGCTGGGCGCCTTGCGTGATGCGTTGAAGGGCGAGCGAGCCGTGGCCTACGGCGTGGACGTGGGCCCGGAGCGGTACCACGCGAGCTACTCGCACTTCGTGGGCTTCCCCCTGCCAGCCGCGACGGTGCATGAGACGCTCGAGGGCTCCATGTCCTCCGTCAGCGACCCTTGGGGCTGGTTCGACCCCGCGCGGCCGGAGCCGGCCCAGCGCAACCGGGCGCTGCACTTCCGCTCGCTGGCGGAGACGGAAGCGCGGCAGACGATGCCGCTGCACGACCTGCCCGCGGTCGAGGTGGGGCGGCGGCTGGGGCTGAGCGAGGGCGAGCTGGAGACGGTGCGCGAGCGGGCGCTCACCCGCTCGGGTGCGGTGTTCCGGCAGCTGGGTGTGGAGAACATGGCCTGGCTGCGCACGCTGGTGTGCGAGGGCCCGGCGCTGCTGGGGTGGGTGGGCATCGGCCGCGCCGAGCCCTTCACCGAGCGCGAGCAGCGGCTGTTGCAGGCGCTGACGCCCGCGCTCCAGCGGCGGCTGACGATGGAGACGCGGCTGCGCGAGTCGGGGCTGATGTCCACCGCGCTGGAGGTGGCGATGGAGGCGCTCGGGCGTGCGGCCTGGGTGGTCAGCTCCAGCGGCCGCGTGGTGCACGCCAACAGCGCCGGGCGCGTGCGCCTGGAGCGCGGCGAGCCCGAGCTGATGGAGCTGCTCAAGCGGGGTGCCCAGGGCATTCCCTGCTCCGGCCCGCTGACGCTCACGCCGCTGCGCACGTCGGGCCTGCCGGCGCACTACCTGGCCATCGACTCGGGCACCGCGTCCAGCGCCGCCGCGCGCGTGCACGCGCTGTCGGCCCGCTGGTCGCTCACGGCGCGCGAGTCGGAGGTGCTCACGCACATCGTCCAGGGCGAGACGAACAAGACCATCGCCGGGCGGCTGGGCTGCGCCGAGCGCACGGTGGAGGTCCACGTCACGCACCTGCTGAGCAAGGCGCAGGTGGAGAGTCGTTCGGCGCTCATCGCCCGCTTCTTCCAGACGTCCTGAGGCCGGGCCATGAGCCTAGGATGGGGGTGTGAACGACGCCCTCATCCAGGCTGCTGTCGCCCGCGCCCACGAAGCCGTGGCGAAGGGTCCCCACTCCACGCCGGCCGATGGACGGCCCCGGCGCCGGCGCCTCGCCATCGGCGACCCGCAGGCGGACCTGGAGCGCGTGCTGGCCATCCTCGCGCACCACGGGCTGCTGGGTGACGCCGGCTGGCTGCGGCGCGACGTCCAGCTCGTGTCGGTGGGCGACCACTTCGACTGGGGACGTCCGCACGAGCGCGACGCGGTGGCGGCCAGTGGCCTGGCGCTGGTGGCGTGGCTGGCCGCGCACCCGGCCGACCAGGCGGTGCTGCTGCTGGGCAACCACGACCTGGGCCGTGTGGGGGAGCTGGCCGGCTTCACGGATGCCACGTTCGCCGAGGCCCAGGCGGAGGCGGACCGGGCGTACCGGGGCGGCGACACGGACGAAGCGGCGGAGCGCTCCTTCCTCGCCCGCTGGCCCCAGGTGCCCGCCGCCGAGCTGGTGGCGCGCGACTTCGGCAACTTCCGTGAGGTGCAGCGGGCCTGGGTGGAGCACCTGCTGCGCGTCCGGCGCTTTCGCGCCGCGTACGCGGCCGGCCCCGGGTTGATGGTGCTGCATGCGGGAGTCACGCACGAGGACCTGGACGTGACGGGCCTGCCCGCTGAGAGACGCGCAGACGCGGCGGCCGTCGCGGAGGCGGTGAACGGGGCGGTGGACGCAGCGGTGCGAGCGTGGGTGGGAGGACCGCTGGCAGTGCCGGGCCTGCACCGGCCGGGCGACGCGGCCGGAGGCGAGGGCCTGGGCATCTTCTATCACCGCCCCAGCCTCCACCCGGAAGACGCCGAGCGCGTGCGCGAGACGCCGCGC of the Pyxidicoccus xibeiensis genome contains:
- a CDS encoding metallophosphoesterase family protein, producing MNDALIQAAVARAHEAVAKGPHSTPADGRPRRRRLAIGDPQADLERVLAILAHHGLLGDAGWLRRDVQLVSVGDHFDWGRPHERDAVAASGLALVAWLAAHPADQAVLLLGNHDLGRVGELAGFTDATFAEAQAEADRAYRGGDTDEAAERSFLARWPQVPAAELVARDFGNFREVQRAWVEHLLRVRRFRAAYAAGPGLMVLHAGVTHEDLDVTGLPAERRADAAAVAEAVNGAVDAAVRAWVGGPLAVPGLHRPGDAAGGEGLGIFYHRPSLHPEDAERVRETPRRRFDPRRLPAGLTQVVGHTRDKKTRELLGLSTAEARDGVVRHLVTDGVRVDYAHGAPARSGPDEAVVVFTDGGMRECPPGEFELFDLDARAAARGGG